In one Podarcis muralis chromosome 7, rPodMur119.hap1.1, whole genome shotgun sequence genomic region, the following are encoded:
- the LOC114602255 gene encoding histamine H3 receptor-like, with product MAEERLDTNFSSVSASLGNGCAAGEERHFQHHGQFSAPVSALLASLMGLVVLITVLGNALVILAFVVDKSLRTQGNFFFLNLAIADLLVGGFCIPLYIPYILTGEWKFGKGLCKLWLVADYLVCSASVFNIVLISFDRFISVTKAVSYRAQKGMTRNTVVKMVMVWVAAFLLYGPAIISWEYIAHRSILPEKECYAEFFYNWYFLMIASTIEFFTPFISVSYFNLSIYINIRKRTPLRRETLPLSHRGGKGRPREKQEHPNFFMKVSQKRSKEKTASSSSFAEPAVQQLSIGHLQSQPADFNVNQDLLPLQVELQTKSPWDGFYKALESLSTTKRKTEVANTMASRFRLSRDKKVAKSLAIIVCIFALCWAPYTLLMIIRAACHGKCIPHALYEASFWLLWLNSAINPILYPLCHMSFRKAFFKLLCPGKAKIHPNMFL from the exons ATGGCGGAAGAGCGGCTGGATACCAATTTCTCCAGCGTCTCAGCCTCGCTGGGCAACGGGTGCGCGGCGGGCGAGGAGCGGCActttcagcaccacggacagtTCTCCGCGCCCGTCTCCGCCCTACTGGCCTCGCTGATGGGACTCGTGGTTCTGATCACGGTGCTGGGCAACGCGCTGGTCATCTTGGCTTTCGTGGTCGACAAGAGCCTCCGGACCCAAGGGAATTTCTTCTTTCTCAACTTGGCCATTGCTGATCTTTTAGTAG GTGGATTTTGCATCCCTCTGTACATCCCTTACATCCTGACAGGCGAGTGGAAGTTTGGAAAGGGCTTGTGCAAGCTCTGGCTGGTGGCCGATTACCTGGTCTGCAGCGCCTCCGTCTTCAACATTGTTCTGATCAGTTTTGACAGATTCATCTCTGTGACAAAGGCG GTGAGTTACAGAGCTCAGAAGGGGATGACCAGGAACACAGTGGTAAAAATGGTCATGGTCTGGGTAGCAGCATTTCTCCTTTATGGCCCAGCGATCATCAGCTGGGAATACATTGCACATCGAAGCATCCTGCCGGAGAAAGAGTGCTATGCTGAGTTCTTCTACAATTGGTACTTCCTCATGATTGCCTCCACGATAGAGTTCTTCACTCCTTTCATCAGCGTCTCCTACTTCAACTTAAGCATTTACATCAACATTAGGAAGAGGACCCCCCTGAGGAGGGAGACGCTGCCACTCAGTCACAGAGGCGGCAAAGGTCGCCCCCGAGAGAAGCAAGAACACCCCAACTTTTTTATGAAAGTGAGCCAGAAAAGGAGTAAGGAGAAGACAGCAAGCAGTTCCTCATTTGCTGAACCCGCAGTCCAGCAGCTCAGCATTGGTCACCTCCAGAGCCAGCCGGCCGATTTTAACGTCAACCAAGATCTTCTGCCTTTGCAAGTGGAACTTCAGACTAAATCCCCATGGGATGGTTTCTACAAAGCTCTGGAGAGTCTTTCCACCACCAAGAGAAAAACAGAGGTTGCCAACACTATGGCTAGCCGGTTCCGGCTTTCCCGGGATAAAAAAGTGGCCAAATCTTTGGCCATCATCGTCTGCATTTTTGCTCTTTGTTGGGCTCCTTACACACTGCTGATGATCATCAGAGCAGCTTGCCATGGGAAATGCATCCCACATGCTCTCTACGAAGCCTCCTTTTGGCTCCTGTGGTTGAATTCAGCCATTAACCCCATTTTATACCCTTTGTGCCACATGAGTTTCAGAAAAGCTTTTTTCAAACTGTTGTGCCCAGGGAAAGCTAAGATCCACCCCAATATGTTCCTGTGA